A stretch of the Tachysurus fulvidraco isolate hzauxx_2018 chromosome 18, HZAU_PFXX_2.0, whole genome shotgun sequence genome encodes the following:
- the bcl9 gene encoding B-cell CLL/lymphoma 9 protein isoform X2 has translation MLEVQEERAGAAAAAGTGAASGTTPGATARKERAKDRQEEGQDCSGPAAAANAGSRSARAKATPATHSHTHTHSHTPSPHQHTTASASVALGLSSMHSSNPKVRNSPSANTQSPKSKQEAMVRSPPVMSPSSAAQMDSKLPNQGKQGGAGGQSQPSPCEPKALSGSHTPKGPQGSVGSMGLKNGQGLNSGNGAKSKIKRERSTSIESFEQRDTGTPNNEGDQKGGKIFLPLELGSRAKRLCVAERRQPYSGADWCSGGESDEDDPGFFNCNSNDIKPDPNTLAASTPTHNAVGGQNTPEMGSSQKSGSKVVYVFTTEMANKAAEAVITGRADNIITYHMNNISNGKGGKPQLPLNNQLGPHRSDPKQQGTQSQQQSSHASDQNHQTASKVAQPGQPQQQTSAQPVQPQQAAQVAKPASLTQDGPPSGGMDSKSLPSSSPHDGAGSQDGSNPAGTPGSQGPNQAPNAGPQQGFSSLDQPKVTDAKLIAQHQQQLAHEIMSSMGDNPEGLSQEQLEHRERSLQTLRDIQRMLFPDDKDMAAMGQGNMGGPPPNASMMEGGPKKPEQGPLQAMIAQSQSLGKPGGPGGPRPEGPPFGPPGPRDMHFSPDDLGPPPQGQGPMNSHSVGEHGDHMTPEQMAWLKLQQEFYEEKKRKQEQMQHRPMGDMMLHQGGPRGMMRGPPPPYQMNPGEMWGPGAPEPFPEQMNMGPRGMHPHMQRMPGFSGMMNPDMEGGPNPMPRPGMNWPDDMPKMGDGRGFPPGQGMFGGPGGRVERFPNPQSVQEAMFHREKQGMGLPPSMMMEMNRVMVNQRPMEPGNGGGMMFPRMPGEGPMSPSSRMEFVKGLGRDMGEFGMGPGNLNVNMGPSPQMMASKMRDPQMNMSPEEIMKMRHGGGPMTEAMGPQQKMMQGPPFPDQPHPGDFNMAPNRQFPVMGPQGPGNQRGPRGEPPFATDQRGGSVGGNGRLSHMPPLPPNQPPNSSGPPPNQRNMGRKPSDLSVQSGPANSPNVNPLKSPTLRQVQSPMLGSPSGNLKSPQTPSQLASMLSGQPAAAAAAAAAAASIKSPPMMGSAGASPVHMKSPSLPAPSPGWTSSPKPPMQSPGIPQNKPPLSMTSPNMMGSVEQGAPPSAPPSSSSTSQPGSINVPGSLPSSSPYTMPPEPTLSQNPLSIMMSRMSKFAMPSSTPLYHDAIKTVASSDDDSPPARSPNLPSMNSNMPGMGNHHQGHPRMMTPNSSGPMPSLSPMGMNTMGSQPLSHAMPNQMPSPNPMGPNMPPHSGPMGPGMMSHGMMMPPVSQDPGMGNNQMMPQGRIGLPHRGQGFPPGQSPPQQMPFPHNGPGPQGGFPHGMGFQGEGGPMARMGNMTHGPGGEPGMCKPNTPGGQEFNNMSGVFNDSDLHEVMRPGASGIPEFDLSRIIPSEKPSQTLSYFPRGGDAPGGKPPHSSGPPGFPPMQGMIGEGNSRMGLPMQGMGGPPGPGHMGPQDMAMGNPGHNPMRPPGFMGQGMMGPQHRMLSPSQQPGMMGGPGMMQGKERPMYSHPGPVGSPNMMMSLQGMGGPQQTMMMPPQMRPRGMAADLGMGFNSGPGNPGNIMF, from the exons ATGCTGGAGGTGCAGGAGGAGCgagcaggagcagcagcagcagcgggAACGGGAGCGGCCAGTGGAACGACGCCGGGCGCCACGGCCAGAAAAGAGCGAGCCAAAGACCGGCAGGAGGAGGGCCAGGACTGCAGTGGCCCTGCTGCAGCCGCCAACGCGGGGTCCCGGAGTGCCCGGGCCAAGGCAACACCCGCaacgcactcgcacacacacacacactcacacacgcccAGTCCTCACCAGCACACTACAGCTTCAGCCTCGGTAGCTCTGGGACTGTCGTCAATGCATTCCAGCAACCCAAAAGTGAGAAACTCTCCTTCAGCTAACACGCAGAG TCCAAAATCCAAGCAGGAGGCCATGGTGCGCTCACCACCCGTGATGTCTCCTTCTAGCGCTGCCCAGATGGACTCCAAACTGCCCAATCAGGGGAAACAAGGAGGTGCCGGCGGCCAATCTCAGCCGTCTCCCTGTGAGCCCAAGGCACTGAGTGGAAGCCACACACCCAAAGGCCCTCAAGGTTCTGTGGGGAGCATGGGACTCAAAAATGGACAGGGACTGAATTCTGGCAATGGAGCAAAAAGCAAGATAAAGAGGGAGCGAAGCACTTCGATTGAGTCCTTTGAGCAAAGGGATACAGGGACACCCAATAATGAGGGGGACCAGAAAGGTGGGAAAATCTTCCTTCCTTTGG AACTGGGCAGTAGGGCAAAGAGGTTATGTGTAGCCGAACGACGGCAGCCCTATAGTGGAGCTGACTGGTGTTCAGGAGGGGAGAGTGATGAAGATGATCCAGGATTCTTCA ACTGTAACTCCAATGACATCAAGCCAGATCCGAACACCTTGGCAGCCTCGACGCctacccacaatgctgttggagGACAAAACACACCAGAGATGGGCAGCAGTCAGAAATCTGGGTCAAAGGTTGTTTACGTCTTCACCACAGAAATGGCAAACAA GGCTGCAGAAGCAGTAATCACGGGCCGTGCAGACAACATAATCACTTATCACATGAACAATATTTCTAATGGCAAGGGGGGAAAGCCACAACTTCCCTTG AACAATCAACTTGGGCCACACAGGAGTGACCCCAAGCAGCAGGGGACACAATCCCAACAGCAGTCTTCTCACGCTTCTGACCAGAACCATCAAACCGCCTCCAAAGTAGCACAGCCTGGTCAACCACAGCAGCAAACTTCAGCGCAACCAGTCCAACCTCAGCAAGCAGCCCAAGTGGCTAAACCAGCCAGCCTCACTCAGGATGGCCCACCCTCAGGAGGCATGGACTCAAAGAGCCTCCCCAGCAGCAGCCCACATGATGGTGCTGGATCACAGGATGGTAGTAATCCGGCAGGGACGCCTGGTAGTCAGGGTCCCAATCAGGCTCCAAATGCTGGCCCACAGCAAGGCTTCTCTTCTCTTGACCAGCCCAAAGTGACTGATGCTAAATTAATAGCTCAACACCAGCAGCAGCTTGCCCATGAGATAATGTCAAGCATGGGGGATAATCCCGAGGGTCTTTCCCAGGAGCAGTTGGAACATCGAGAGCGCTCCCTACAGACTTTGCGTGATATCCAACGTATGCTTTTCCCAGATGACAAAGATATGGCTGCCATGGGTCAAGGAAACATGGGTGGACCCCCACCCAATGCTTCCATGATGGAAGGTGGTCCCAAGAAGCCTGAACAAGGGCCACTTCAAGCTATGATTGCTCAGTCTCAGAGCTTGGGAAAACCTGGTGGTCCTGGGGGTCCACGCCCAGAAGGACCTCCCTTTGGGCCACCAGGACCCAGGGACATGCATTTTTCACCTGATGATCTTGGGCCACCTCCACAAGGTCAAGGCCCCATGAATTCACATTCTGTTGGTGAACATGGTGACCACATGACACCAGAACAGATGGCCTGGCTGAAGTTACAGCAGGAGTTTTATGAGGAGAAGAAGCGTAAACAGGAGCAAATGCAGCACAGACCAATGGGAGACATGATGCTTCATCAGGGTGGCCCACGGGGTATGATGCGAGGTCCACCCCCTCCCTACCAAATGAATCCTGGTGAGATGTGGGGACCCGGGGCCCCAGAGCCATTTCCTGAGCAAATGAACATGGGCCCTAGAGGAATGCATCCACACATGCAGAGAATGCCAGGTTTTTCTGGAATGATGAACCCTGATATGGAGGGAGGGCCTAATCCCATGCCTAGGCCTGGCATGAACTGGCCTGATGACATGCCTAAAATGGGGGATGGGAGGGGGTTTCCACCAGGTCAGGGAATGTTTGGAGGTCCTGGTGGTCGTGTGGAGAGATTCCCCAACCCACAGTCTGTACAAGAAGCTATGTTCCATCGTGAAAAGCAAGGCATGGGTCTACCACCAAGCATGATGATGGAAATGAACAGAGTAATGGTGAATCAAAGGCCCATGGAGCCTGGGAATGGAGGTGGCATGATGTTTCCAAGAATGCCAGGGGAAGGTCCCATGAGCCCCTCCTCAAGGATGGAGTTTGTGAAAGGTTTGGGGCGTGACATGGGTGAGTTTGGAATGGGACCTGGCAATCTCAATGTTAACATGGGGCCCAGTCCTCAGATGATGGCTTCCAAGATGAGAGACCCACAGATGAACATGAGTCCAGAGGAGATTATGAAAATGAGGCATGGTGGTGGTCCCATGACTGAGGCCATGGGTCCTCAGCAGAAGATGATGCAGGGACCCCCGTTTCCTGACCAGCCGCATCCAGGTGACTTCAACATGGCACCAAACCGCCAATTCCCAGTCATGGGTCCTCAGGGGCCTGGTAATCAAAGAGGACCCAGAGGTGAGCCACCTTTTGCCACCGATCAGCGAGGAGGCAGTGTAGGTGGCAATGGTCGTCTGAGCCACATGCCACCTTTACCTCCTAACCAGCCTCCCAACAGCTCAGGCCCTCCACCTAACCAGAGGAATATGGGCCGCAAACCATCAGACTTGAGTGTCCAGTCTGGACCAGCCAATTCCCCTAATGTAAATCCACTTAAGTCCCCCACCTTGCGGCAGGTCCAGTCTCCCATGCTAGGCTCCCCTTCGGGTAACCTCAAATCTCCACAGACACCTTCACAGTTGGCCAGCATGCTTAGTGGACAACCCGCAGCGGCAGCCGCTGCTGCAGCAGCGGCAGCCTCTATCAAGTCTCCTCCGATGATGGGTTCAGCAGGTGCATCACCCGTCCATATGAAGTCACCATCACTGCCTGCCCCCTCCCCTGGCTGGACATCCTCACCCAAGCCACCCATGCAGAGTCCAGGGATCCCACAAAATAAACCACCGCTTAGTATGACCTCACCAAATATGATGGGCAGTGTGGAGCAAG GTGCACCTCCCTCCGCACCACCTTCCAGTAGTTCTACCAGCCAACCGGGCTCTATCAATGTCCCAGGAAGTCTTCCGTCCAGCAGTCCTTACACCATGCCGCCAGAACCCACGCTATCCCAGAACCCTCTCTCCATCATGATGTCACGAATGTCCAAGTTTGCTATGCCTAGTTCCACACCCCTTTATCATGACGCCATTAAAACCGTGGCCAGCTCAGATGATGACTCGCCACCTGCAAGATCGCCAAACCTTCCATCAATGAACAGTAATATGCCTG GTATGGGAAACCACCACCAAGGCCATCCACGCATGATGACACCTAACTCATCTGGGCCCATGCCTTCACTCAGCCCTATGGGAATGAACACCATGGGATCCCAGCCTCTTTCTCATGCCATGCCAAACCAAATGCCTTCACCCAATCCTATGGGCCCTAACATGCCCCCTCACTCTGGGCCCATGGGTCCTGGCATGATGTCACATGGAATGATGATGCCACCAGTCTCCCAAGACCCTGGCATGGGTAACAACCAGATGATGCCCCAAGGTCGTATAGGTCTTCCTCACAGAGGACAGGGCTTCCCTCCTGGACAGTCACCACCACAGCAGATGCCATTTCCTCACAATGGTCCAGGACCTCAGGGTGGCTTCCCACATGGAATGGGCTTCCAGGGAGAGGGGGGTCCAATGGCAAGGATGGGTAACATGACCCATGGGCCTGGTGGTGAACCAGGAATGTGCAAACCCAACACACCTGGGGGCCAGGAATTTAATAACATGTCGGGTGTCTTCAATGACTCAGATTTACATGAGGTAATGCGGCCGGGTGCTTCTGGAATTCCAGAATTTGACCTCTCGCGTATTATCCCCTCAGAGAAACCCAGCCAGACTCTGTCTTACTTTCCTCGCGGAGGAGATGCACCTGGTGGAAAGCCACCTCACTCTTCTGGCCCTCCTGGCTTTCCCCCCATGCAGGGGATGATTGGGGAGGGCAACTCAAGGATGGGCCTTCCCATGCAGGGCATGGGAGGTCCCCCAGGCCCTGGACACATGGGGCCTCAGGACATGGCAATGGGGAATCCCGGCCACAACCCCATGCGGCCTCCAGGATTTATGGGCCAAGGCATGATGGGTCCCCAGCACAGAATGTTGTCCCCAAGCCAGCAGCCAGGTATGATGGGAGGCCCAGGTATGATGCAAGGTAAAGAACGGCCCATGTACAGCCATCCTGGCCCTGTAGGCTCCCCTAACATGATGATGTCACTACAAGGAATGGGTGGACCTCAACAGACTATGATGATGCCTCCTCAGATGAGGCCACGAGGCATGGCAGCAGACCTAGGAATGGGGTTTAATTCAGGCCCTGGGAACCCTGGGAATATAATGTTCTGA
- the bcl9 gene encoding B-cell CLL/lymphoma 9 protein isoform X3: MLEVQEERAGAAAAAGTGAASGTTPGATARKERAKDRQEEGQDCSGPAAAANAGSRSARAKATPATHSHTHTHSHTPSPHQHTTASASVALGLSSMHSSNPKVRNSPSANTQSSPKSKQEAMVRSPPVMSPSSAAQMDSKLPNQGKQGGAGGQSQPSPCEPKALSGSHTPKGPQGSVGSMGLKNGQGLNSGNGAKSKIKRERSTSIESFEQRDTGTPNNEGDQKELGSRAKRLCVAERRQPYSGADWCSGGESDEDDPGFFNCNSNDIKPDPNTLAASTPTHNAVGGQNTPEMGSSQKSGSKVVYVFTTEMANKAAEAVITGRADNIITYHMNNISNGKGGKPQLPLNNQLGPHRSDPKQQGTQSQQQSSHASDQNHQTASKVAQPGQPQQQTSAQPVQPQQAAQVAKPASLTQDGPPSGGMDSKSLPSSSPHDGAGSQDGSNPAGTPGSQGPNQAPNAGPQQGFSSLDQPKVTDAKLIAQHQQQLAHEIMSSMGDNPEGLSQEQLEHRERSLQTLRDIQRMLFPDDKDMAAMGQGNMGGPPPNASMMEGGPKKPEQGPLQAMIAQSQSLGKPGGPGGPRPEGPPFGPPGPRDMHFSPDDLGPPPQGQGPMNSHSVGEHGDHMTPEQMAWLKLQQEFYEEKKRKQEQMQHRPMGDMMLHQGGPRGMMRGPPPPYQMNPGEMWGPGAPEPFPEQMNMGPRGMHPHMQRMPGFSGMMNPDMEGGPNPMPRPGMNWPDDMPKMGDGRGFPPGQGMFGGPGGRVERFPNPQSVQEAMFHREKQGMGLPPSMMMEMNRVMVNQRPMEPGNGGGMMFPRMPGEGPMSPSSRMEFVKGLGRDMGEFGMGPGNLNVNMGPSPQMMASKMRDPQMNMSPEEIMKMRHGGGPMTEAMGPQQKMMQGPPFPDQPHPGDFNMAPNRQFPVMGPQGPGNQRGPRGEPPFATDQRGGSVGGNGRLSHMPPLPPNQPPNSSGPPPNQRNMGRKPSDLSVQSGPANSPNVNPLKSPTLRQVQSPMLGSPSGNLKSPQTPSQLASMLSGQPAAAAAAAAAAASIKSPPMMGSAGASPVHMKSPSLPAPSPGWTSSPKPPMQSPGIPQNKPPLSMTSPNMMGSVEQGAPPSAPPSSSSTSQPGSINVPGSLPSSSPYTMPPEPTLSQNPLSIMMSRMSKFAMPSSTPLYHDAIKTVASSDDDSPPARSPNLPSMNSNMPGMGNHHQGHPRMMTPNSSGPMPSLSPMGMNTMGSQPLSHAMPNQMPSPNPMGPNMPPHSGPMGPGMMSHGMMMPPVSQDPGMGNNQMMPQGRIGLPHRGQGFPPGQSPPQQMPFPHNGPGPQGGFPHGMGFQGEGGPMARMGNMTHGPGGEPGMCKPNTPGGQEFNNMSGVFNDSDLHEVMRPGASGIPEFDLSRIIPSEKPSQTLSYFPRGGDAPGGKPPHSSGPPGFPPMQGMIGEGNSRMGLPMQGMGGPPGPGHMGPQDMAMGNPGHNPMRPPGFMGQGMMGPQHRMLSPSQQPGMMGGPGMMQGKERPMYSHPGPVGSPNMMMSLQGMGGPQQTMMMPPQMRPRGMAADLGMGFNSGPGNPGNIMF, from the exons ATGCTGGAGGTGCAGGAGGAGCgagcaggagcagcagcagcagcgggAACGGGAGCGGCCAGTGGAACGACGCCGGGCGCCACGGCCAGAAAAGAGCGAGCCAAAGACCGGCAGGAGGAGGGCCAGGACTGCAGTGGCCCTGCTGCAGCCGCCAACGCGGGGTCCCGGAGTGCCCGGGCCAAGGCAACACCCGCaacgcactcgcacacacacacacactcacacacgcccAGTCCTCACCAGCACACTACAGCTTCAGCCTCGGTAGCTCTGGGACTGTCGTCAATGCATTCCAGCAACCCAAAAGTGAGAAACTCTCCTTCAGCTAACACGCAGAG CAGTCCAAAATCCAAGCAGGAGGCCATGGTGCGCTCACCACCCGTGATGTCTCCTTCTAGCGCTGCCCAGATGGACTCCAAACTGCCCAATCAGGGGAAACAAGGAGGTGCCGGCGGCCAATCTCAGCCGTCTCCCTGTGAGCCCAAGGCACTGAGTGGAAGCCACACACCCAAAGGCCCTCAAGGTTCTGTGGGGAGCATGGGACTCAAAAATGGACAGGGACTGAATTCTGGCAATGGAGCAAAAAGCAAGATAAAGAGGGAGCGAAGCACTTCGATTGAGTCCTTTGAGCAAAGGGATACAGGGACACCCAATAATGAGGGGGACCAGAAAG AACTGGGCAGTAGGGCAAAGAGGTTATGTGTAGCCGAACGACGGCAGCCCTATAGTGGAGCTGACTGGTGTTCAGGAGGGGAGAGTGATGAAGATGATCCAGGATTCTTCA ACTGTAACTCCAATGACATCAAGCCAGATCCGAACACCTTGGCAGCCTCGACGCctacccacaatgctgttggagGACAAAACACACCAGAGATGGGCAGCAGTCAGAAATCTGGGTCAAAGGTTGTTTACGTCTTCACCACAGAAATGGCAAACAA GGCTGCAGAAGCAGTAATCACGGGCCGTGCAGACAACATAATCACTTATCACATGAACAATATTTCTAATGGCAAGGGGGGAAAGCCACAACTTCCCTTG AACAATCAACTTGGGCCACACAGGAGTGACCCCAAGCAGCAGGGGACACAATCCCAACAGCAGTCTTCTCACGCTTCTGACCAGAACCATCAAACCGCCTCCAAAGTAGCACAGCCTGGTCAACCACAGCAGCAAACTTCAGCGCAACCAGTCCAACCTCAGCAAGCAGCCCAAGTGGCTAAACCAGCCAGCCTCACTCAGGATGGCCCACCCTCAGGAGGCATGGACTCAAAGAGCCTCCCCAGCAGCAGCCCACATGATGGTGCTGGATCACAGGATGGTAGTAATCCGGCAGGGACGCCTGGTAGTCAGGGTCCCAATCAGGCTCCAAATGCTGGCCCACAGCAAGGCTTCTCTTCTCTTGACCAGCCCAAAGTGACTGATGCTAAATTAATAGCTCAACACCAGCAGCAGCTTGCCCATGAGATAATGTCAAGCATGGGGGATAATCCCGAGGGTCTTTCCCAGGAGCAGTTGGAACATCGAGAGCGCTCCCTACAGACTTTGCGTGATATCCAACGTATGCTTTTCCCAGATGACAAAGATATGGCTGCCATGGGTCAAGGAAACATGGGTGGACCCCCACCCAATGCTTCCATGATGGAAGGTGGTCCCAAGAAGCCTGAACAAGGGCCACTTCAAGCTATGATTGCTCAGTCTCAGAGCTTGGGAAAACCTGGTGGTCCTGGGGGTCCACGCCCAGAAGGACCTCCCTTTGGGCCACCAGGACCCAGGGACATGCATTTTTCACCTGATGATCTTGGGCCACCTCCACAAGGTCAAGGCCCCATGAATTCACATTCTGTTGGTGAACATGGTGACCACATGACACCAGAACAGATGGCCTGGCTGAAGTTACAGCAGGAGTTTTATGAGGAGAAGAAGCGTAAACAGGAGCAAATGCAGCACAGACCAATGGGAGACATGATGCTTCATCAGGGTGGCCCACGGGGTATGATGCGAGGTCCACCCCCTCCCTACCAAATGAATCCTGGTGAGATGTGGGGACCCGGGGCCCCAGAGCCATTTCCTGAGCAAATGAACATGGGCCCTAGAGGAATGCATCCACACATGCAGAGAATGCCAGGTTTTTCTGGAATGATGAACCCTGATATGGAGGGAGGGCCTAATCCCATGCCTAGGCCTGGCATGAACTGGCCTGATGACATGCCTAAAATGGGGGATGGGAGGGGGTTTCCACCAGGTCAGGGAATGTTTGGAGGTCCTGGTGGTCGTGTGGAGAGATTCCCCAACCCACAGTCTGTACAAGAAGCTATGTTCCATCGTGAAAAGCAAGGCATGGGTCTACCACCAAGCATGATGATGGAAATGAACAGAGTAATGGTGAATCAAAGGCCCATGGAGCCTGGGAATGGAGGTGGCATGATGTTTCCAAGAATGCCAGGGGAAGGTCCCATGAGCCCCTCCTCAAGGATGGAGTTTGTGAAAGGTTTGGGGCGTGACATGGGTGAGTTTGGAATGGGACCTGGCAATCTCAATGTTAACATGGGGCCCAGTCCTCAGATGATGGCTTCCAAGATGAGAGACCCACAGATGAACATGAGTCCAGAGGAGATTATGAAAATGAGGCATGGTGGTGGTCCCATGACTGAGGCCATGGGTCCTCAGCAGAAGATGATGCAGGGACCCCCGTTTCCTGACCAGCCGCATCCAGGTGACTTCAACATGGCACCAAACCGCCAATTCCCAGTCATGGGTCCTCAGGGGCCTGGTAATCAAAGAGGACCCAGAGGTGAGCCACCTTTTGCCACCGATCAGCGAGGAGGCAGTGTAGGTGGCAATGGTCGTCTGAGCCACATGCCACCTTTACCTCCTAACCAGCCTCCCAACAGCTCAGGCCCTCCACCTAACCAGAGGAATATGGGCCGCAAACCATCAGACTTGAGTGTCCAGTCTGGACCAGCCAATTCCCCTAATGTAAATCCACTTAAGTCCCCCACCTTGCGGCAGGTCCAGTCTCCCATGCTAGGCTCCCCTTCGGGTAACCTCAAATCTCCACAGACACCTTCACAGTTGGCCAGCATGCTTAGTGGACAACCCGCAGCGGCAGCCGCTGCTGCAGCAGCGGCAGCCTCTATCAAGTCTCCTCCGATGATGGGTTCAGCAGGTGCATCACCCGTCCATATGAAGTCACCATCACTGCCTGCCCCCTCCCCTGGCTGGACATCCTCACCCAAGCCACCCATGCAGAGTCCAGGGATCCCACAAAATAAACCACCGCTTAGTATGACCTCACCAAATATGATGGGCAGTGTGGAGCAAG GTGCACCTCCCTCCGCACCACCTTCCAGTAGTTCTACCAGCCAACCGGGCTCTATCAATGTCCCAGGAAGTCTTCCGTCCAGCAGTCCTTACACCATGCCGCCAGAACCCACGCTATCCCAGAACCCTCTCTCCATCATGATGTCACGAATGTCCAAGTTTGCTATGCCTAGTTCCACACCCCTTTATCATGACGCCATTAAAACCGTGGCCAGCTCAGATGATGACTCGCCACCTGCAAGATCGCCAAACCTTCCATCAATGAACAGTAATATGCCTG GTATGGGAAACCACCACCAAGGCCATCCACGCATGATGACACCTAACTCATCTGGGCCCATGCCTTCACTCAGCCCTATGGGAATGAACACCATGGGATCCCAGCCTCTTTCTCATGCCATGCCAAACCAAATGCCTTCACCCAATCCTATGGGCCCTAACATGCCCCCTCACTCTGGGCCCATGGGTCCTGGCATGATGTCACATGGAATGATGATGCCACCAGTCTCCCAAGACCCTGGCATGGGTAACAACCAGATGATGCCCCAAGGTCGTATAGGTCTTCCTCACAGAGGACAGGGCTTCCCTCCTGGACAGTCACCACCACAGCAGATGCCATTTCCTCACAATGGTCCAGGACCTCAGGGTGGCTTCCCACATGGAATGGGCTTCCAGGGAGAGGGGGGTCCAATGGCAAGGATGGGTAACATGACCCATGGGCCTGGTGGTGAACCAGGAATGTGCAAACCCAACACACCTGGGGGCCAGGAATTTAATAACATGTCGGGTGTCTTCAATGACTCAGATTTACATGAGGTAATGCGGCCGGGTGCTTCTGGAATTCCAGAATTTGACCTCTCGCGTATTATCCCCTCAGAGAAACCCAGCCAGACTCTGTCTTACTTTCCTCGCGGAGGAGATGCACCTGGTGGAAAGCCACCTCACTCTTCTGGCCCTCCTGGCTTTCCCCCCATGCAGGGGATGATTGGGGAGGGCAACTCAAGGATGGGCCTTCCCATGCAGGGCATGGGAGGTCCCCCAGGCCCTGGACACATGGGGCCTCAGGACATGGCAATGGGGAATCCCGGCCACAACCCCATGCGGCCTCCAGGATTTATGGGCCAAGGCATGATGGGTCCCCAGCACAGAATGTTGTCCCCAAGCCAGCAGCCAGGTATGATGGGAGGCCCAGGTATGATGCAAGGTAAAGAACGGCCCATGTACAGCCATCCTGGCCCTGTAGGCTCCCCTAACATGATGATGTCACTACAAGGAATGGGTGGACCTCAACAGACTATGATGATGCCTCCTCAGATGAGGCCACGAGGCATGGCAGCAGACCTAGGAATGGGGTTTAATTCAGGCCCTGGGAACCCTGGGAATATAATGTTCTGA